A genome region from Camelina sativa cultivar DH55 chromosome 10, Cs, whole genome shotgun sequence includes the following:
- the LOC104716350 gene encoding VQ motif-containing protein 29-like, whose amino-acid sequence MEATSQPFLSQSYLNAQDTATRTTKNYLTSLHSTRKQPSKPLLKRPATSSSSSPLNPMHPHVYRVEPVNFKELVQKLTGAPEHEVAQAKLLKSLDDVTKQSSSSSWGDFSFQNPANLSRW is encoded by the coding sequence ATGGAAGCAACATCACAGCCGTTTTTGTCTCAAAGTTACCTTAACGCTCAAGATACCGCGACAAGGACAACGAAAAATTACCTAACTTCGCTCCATTCAACCCGAAAACAACCTTCGAAGCCCTTATTAAAGAGGCctgcaacatcatcatcatcatccccttTGAATCCAATGCATCCTCATGTCTACAGAGTCGAGCCAGTCAACTTCAAAGAGTTGGTTCAGAAGCTAACCGGTGCACCTGAGCACGAGGTTGCGCAGGCTAAACTGCTCAAGAGTTTGGATGATGTAACAAAGCagagttcttcatcttcttggggagatttttcatttcaaaatccTGCAAATCTTTCCCGATGGtag
- the LOC109126796 gene encoding putative phytosulfokines 4 yields MKNLSTLLTIALLLCAAMQTCTARPEPAYFASFTTSLAETLSLEMIESKLHDVVGESCDKEDDEDCLMRRALTAHLDYIYTQKKINP; encoded by the exons atgaaaaatctctcTACTTTGCTCACGATAGCTCTCCTCCTTTGCGCCGCCATGCAAACGTGCACCGCTCGCCCCGAACCGGCCTACTTCGCCTCCTTCACAACCTCTCTTGCGGAGACACTTAGTCTG GAAATGATAGAATCAAAACTACATGATGTGGTGGGAGAGAGCTGCGAtaaagaagacgacgaagattGCTTGATGAGAAGGGCATTGACCGCTCATCTTGATTACATCTATACACAGAAGAAAATTAACCCTTAG
- the LOC104716352 gene encoding glycosyltransferase 6: protein MGKYSGTKNSVIFFAGALTSLTLIWSYFLFFSPSSNFTITGLLHDKEPVKKCSGLNMQFDPPEPGLYDDPDLSYSIDKSITNWDEKRHQWLESHPSFKPGLENRIVMVTGSQSSPCKNPIGDHLLLRCFKNKVDYARIHGHDIFYSNALLHPKMNSYWAKLPVVKAAMLAHPEAEWIWWVDSDAIFTDMEFKPPLHRYRQHNLVVHGWPNIIYDTQSWTALNAGVFLIRNCQWSMEFIDTWKSMGPVSPDYKKWGPIQRSIFKDKLFPESDDQTALIYLLYKHKELYYPKIYLEAEYYFQGYWIGVVGGFANVTERYLEMERQDDTLRRRHAEKVSERYGAFREERFLKGEFGGRGSRRRAFVTHFTGCQPCSGDHNPIYHGDTCWNEMIRALNFADNQVMRVYGYVHSDLSKTSPLQPLPFDYPNDPW, encoded by the coding sequence ATGGGAAAATACAGTGGCACAAAGAACAGTGTTATCTTCTTCGCCGGAGCTCTCACGTCTCTTACTCTCATCTGGTCttacttcttatttttttcacctTCCTCCAATTTCACCATTACCGGTTTACTTCACGACAAAGAACCGGTTAAAAAATGTTCCGGTTTAAACATGCAATTCGACCCGCCGGAGCCCGGTTTGTACGACGATCCAGATCTAAGCTATTCCATCGATAAATCAATCACAAACTGGGACGAGAAACGGCACCAATGGCTTGAATCACACCCGTCGTTCAAACCCGGTTTAGAAAACCGTATCGTTATGGTAACCGGTTCGCAATCCTCGCCGTGTAAAAACCCAATCGGAGACCATTTGCTTCTCCGGTGCTTCAAAAACAAAGTCGATTACGCTCGAATCCATGGCCACGACATCTTCTACAGCAACGCTTTGCTTCATCCGAAGATGAATTCGTACTGGGCGAAACTTCCGGTGGTAAAAGCGGCGATGCTTGCTCACCCTGAGGCGGAGTGGATTTGGTGGGTTGATTCCGACGCTATTTTCACTGACATGGAATTCAAACCGCCGCTTCACCGTTACCGTCAACATAACCTCGTCGTTCACGGCTGGCCTAATATAATCTACGATACACAGAGTTGGACGGCGTTAAACGCCGGCGTTTTCTTAATCAGAAATTGTCAATGGTCAATGGAGTTCATTGACACGTGGAAGAGTATGGGACCGGTGAGCCCGGATTACAAAAAGTGGGGACCGATCCAACGGTCTATATTCAAAGATAAGTTGTTTCCCGAGTCAGATGATCAGACGGCTCTGATTTATTTACTGTATAAACACAAAGAGTTGTATTATCCTAAGATATACCTCGAAGCAGAGTATTATTTCCAAGGGTACTGGATTGGTGTAGTCGGAGGTTTCGCTAACGTGACGGAACGGTATCTTGAGATGGAACGACAAGACGACACGTTGCGTAGACGTCACGCTGAGAAAGTGAGCGAGCGATACGGTGCGTTTAGAGAGGAGCGGTTTTTGAAAGGCGAGTTTGGTGGAAGAGGTAGTCGCAGACGCGCGTTTGTAACGCATTTCACGGGATGTCAACCTTGTAGTGGAGACCATAATCCGATTTATCATGGTGACACGTGTTGGAATGAGATGATCAGAGCCCTTAATTTTGCTGATAATCAGGTGATGCGCGTCTATGGTTACGTTCATTCTGATTTGAGTAAGACTTCTCCCCTTCAACCTCTGCCGTTCGATTATCCTAATGATCCttggtaa
- the LOC104716355 gene encoding uncharacterized protein LOC104716355, whose amino-acid sequence MGLYQMGLKQPIRFDEQKKVTAKRSEIERTAKNPNKTFFSPAKMRAPISGFVSRSLGLLHRTTSLSAGTRYLCAVASSPEARTQKLERIADDLLKLNRIELYDYSILFSRKLGLNRYGSAVAVAGSGGDAVASAETKAAEKTAFDVKLEKFEAASKIKVIKEIRSFTDLGLKEAKDLVEKAPVVLKKGITKEEAEKIMEKLKAVGALVSLE is encoded by the coding sequence ATGGGTCTTTATCAAATGGGCCTTAAGCAGCCCATTCGATTTGACGAGCAAAAAAAAGTAACGGCAAAACGAAGTGAAATTGAACGGACGGCGAAAAACCCTAACAAAACCTTCTTCTCACCGGCGAAAATGCGAGCTCCGATCTCCGGATTTGTCTCCAGATCTCTTGGTTTGCTCCACCGTACGACGTCTCTATCAGCTGGGACTCGTTACCTATGCGCCGTAGCTTCTTCACCCGAGGCTCGGACGCAGAAGCTCGAGCGAATCGCGGACGATTTGCTAAAACTGAACAGGATCGAGCTTTACGATTACTCAATCCTCTTCAGCCGTAAGCTAGGTCTAAATCGTTACGGTTCCGCCGTGGCAGTTGCCGGATCTGGTGGTGATGCCGTTGCATCTGCGGAGACCAAGGCGGCGGAGAAGACAGCTTTCGATGTGAAGCTTGAGAAATTTGAAGCGGCGTCCAAGATTAAAGTGATTAAGGAGATAAGATCGTTCACGGATCTGGGATTGAAAGAAGCTAAGGATTTGGTTGAGAAAGCTCCAGTTGTTTTGAAGAAAGGTATTactaaagaagaagctgagaagatCATGGAGAAGCTCAAAGCGGTAGGTGCTTTAGTATCTTTGGAATGA
- the LOC104716349 gene encoding light-inducible protein CPRF2-like, giving the protein MLSTVPAFSFSEPGLVNQFSGFQTGFTPWEWDCSDLFFVDQMSLKPAVPSPSYGESDTGSVRINSGSHDMKTGSDESCLGFVKTSPGFDDANQSVGLLCSQAHEPDSDDPKQLTAITNSGSGEQNHNGKILTQPEMTEERKRKRMESNRESAKRSRMRKQSHIDNLRNQVNRLDLENRELGNRLRLVLHQLQRVNTDNNRLVTEQEILRLRLSEMRRVLIIRQLQQQQQWELHNRRMIMTEHNNPSSTIDQLV; this is encoded by the coding sequence atgTTGTCCACTGTACCGGCCTTTTCATTCTCTGAACCGGGTTTGGTTAATCAATTTTCGGGTTTCCAAACCGGGTTCACTCCTTGGGAATGGGACTGCTCTGATCTCTTTTTCGTGGACCAAATGTCCCTTAAACCGGCCGTACCAAGTCCTTCTTACGGTGAATCAGACACCGGTTCCGTCAGAATTAATTCCGGTTCTCATGACATGAAAACTGGTTCTGACGAATCTTGTCTCGGTTTCGTCAAAACTAGTCCCGGTTTTGACGACGCCAACCAATCAGTCGGTCTACTGTGCTCTCAAGCACACGAACCAGACTCGGACGACCCAAAACAATTGACAGCCATCACGAATTCCGGTTCTGGAGAGCAGAACCATAACGGGAAAATATTAACTCAACCGGAGATGACGGAAGAgcggaagaggaagaggatggaATCAAACCGGGAATCAGCGAAACGGTCGAGAATGCGTAAACAGAGCCACATCGATAATTTAAGGAACCAAGTAAACCGTCTTGATTTAGAAAACCGTGAGCTCGGGAACCGGCTTCGGTTAGTATTACACCAGCTTCAACGAGTGAACACAGACAATAACCGGCTCGTAACGGAACAAGAGATTCTGCGGTTGAGGCTATCGGAGATGCGACGGGTTTTGATCATTAGACAACTTCAACAACAGCAGCAATGGGAACTTCATAACCGGAGAATGATCATGACTGAACATAATAACCCATCTTCAACCATCGATCAACTTGTctaa
- the LOC104716356 gene encoding protein SHORT-ROOT has product MDTLFRLVSLQQQQQSDSIITNQSSLSRTSTTTTGSPQTAYHYNFPQNDVVEECFNFFMDEEDLSSSSSHHNHHHTNPNTYYSPFTTPTQYHPATSSTPSSTAAAAALASPYSSSGHHNDPSAFSIPQTPPSFDFSANAKWADSVLLEAARAFSDKDTARAQQILWTLNELSSPYGDTEQKLASYFLQALFNRMTGSGERCYRTMVTAAATEKTCSFESTRKTVLKFQEVSPWATFGHVAANGAILEAVDGEAKIHIVDISSTFCTQWPTLLEALATRSDDTPHLRLTTVVVANKFVNDQTASHRMMKEIGNRMEKFARLMGVPFKFNIIHHVGDLSEFDLNELDVKEDEVLAINCVGAMHGIAPRGNPRDAVISNFRRLRPRIVTVVEEEADLIGEEEGGFDDEFLRGFGECLRWFRVCFESWEESFPRTSNERLMLERAAGRAVVDLVACEPSDSTERRETARKWSRRMRNGGFGAVGYSDEVADDVRALLRRYKEGVWSMVQCSDAAGIFLCWRDQPVVWASAWRPT; this is encoded by the coding sequence atggatacTCTCTTTAGACTAGTCagtctccaacaacaacaacaatccgATAGTATCATTACAAATCAATCTTCGTTAAGCAGAACCTCCACCACCACTACCGGCTCTCCACAAACTGCTTATCACTACAACTTTCcacaaaacgacgtcgtcgaAGAATGCTTCAACTTTTTCATGGATGAAGAAGacctttcctcttcttcttctcaccacaACCATCACCACACCAATCCTAATACTTACTATTCCCCTTTCACTACTCCCACCCAATACCATCCCGCCACGTCATCGACCCCTTCCTCCACCGCCGCGGCCGCAGCCTTAGCCTCGCCGTACTCCTCCTCCGGCCACCACAATGACCCTTCCGCTTTCTCCATCCCTCAGACTCCTCCTTCCTTCGACTTCTCAGCCAATGCCAAGTGGGCTGACTCCGTCCTCCTCGAAGCAGCACGTGCCTTCTCCGACAAGGACACCGCACGTGCGCAACAAATCCTATGGACGCTCAACGAGCTCTCTTCTCCGTACGGAGACACCGAGCAAAAACTTGCTTCTTACTTCCTCCAAGCTCTCTTCAACCGCATGACCGGCTCAGGCGAACGATGCTACCGAACCATGGTAACAGCTGCAGCCACAGAGAAGACTTGCTCCTTCGAGTCAACGCGAAAAACCGTGCTTAAGTTCCAAGAAGTTAGCCCCTGGGCCACGTTTGGACACGTTGCGGCCAACGGAGCAATCTTGGAAGCAGTAGACGGAGAGGCAAAGATCCACATCGTCGACATAAGCTCAACGTTTTGCACTCAATGGCCAACTCTTCTAGAAGCTTTAGCCACAAGGTCAGACGACACGCCTCACCTAAGGCTAACCACAGTAGTCGTAGCCAACAAGTTCGTGAACGATCAAACGGCGTCGCATCGGATGATGAAAGAGATCGGAAACAGAATGGAGAAATTTGCGAGGCTTATGGGAGTTCCTTTTAAATTCAACATTATTCATCACGTCGGAGACTTATCTGAGTTTGATCTCAACGAGCTCGATGTTAAAGAAGACGAGGTCTTGGCCATTAACTGTGTAGGTGCGATGCATGGGATAGCCCCACGTGGAAACCCTAGAGACGCTGTGATATCCAACTTTCGACGGTTAAGGCCGAGGATTGTGACGGTCGTCGAAGAGGAAGCTGATCttatcggagaagaagaaggtggctTTGACGATGAGTTCTTGAGAGGGTTTGGAGAATGTTTacgatggtttagggtttgcttCGAGTCATGGGAAGAGAGTTTTCCGAGGACGAGCAACGAGAGGTTGATGCTAGAACGTGCAGCGGGACGTGCGGTCGTTGATCTTGTTGCGTGTGAGCCGTCAGATTCGACGGAGAGGAGAGAGACGGCGAGGAAGTGGTCGAGGAGGATGAGGAACGGTGGGTTTGGAGCGGTGGGATATAGTGATGAGGTGGCGGATGACGTCAGAGCTTTGTTGAGGAGATATAAAGAAGGTGTTTGGTCGATGGTACAGTGTTCTGATGCCGCCGGAATATTCCTTTGTTGGAGAGATCAACCGGTGGTTTGGGCTAGTGCGTGGCGGCCAACGTAA
- the LOC104716354 gene encoding heptahelical transmembrane protein 4, which translates to MSSEAEIKEHLHPKGGGSSETTEKKHNVKGKRLWQKVKYQLVEYHSLPDYLRDNEYIIGHYRCEWPIKQILLSIFTIHNETLNVWTHLIGFFLFLALTIYTATKVPSVVDLHSLQHRLPDVLRKTDLHKLHSDLMSRLPSSPSSWHVMDLLYNCLPERFSHGNYTDMCVLHSVREDLANMIAPLIFRPITRWPFYAFLGGAMFCLLASSTCHLISCHSERVSYIMLRLDYAGIAALIATSFYPPVYYSFMCDPFFCNLYLGFITILGIATVLVSLLPVFQSPEFRVVRASLFFGMGFSGAAPILHKLIIFWDQPEALHTTGYEILMGLLYGLGALVYATRIPERWMPGKFDIAGHSHQLFHVLVVAGAFTHYRAGLVYLKWRDIEGC; encoded by the exons ATGAGTAGTGAGGCAGAGATCAAGGAACATTTACATCCCAAAGGTGGTGGCTCATCTGAAACAACGGAGAAGAAACATAATGTGAAAGGGAAGAGGTTATGGCAGAAAGTGAAGTAtcaactggtggagtatcattcATTGCCTGATTATTTGAGAGACAATGAGTACATCATTGGTCATTACCGATGCGAATGGCCTATCAAGCAGATCCTTCTCAGCATCTTTACCATCCATAACGAGACTTTGAATGTTTGGAC GCACTTGATTGGGTTTTTCCTGTTTCTAGCGCTCACCATTTACACAGCAACGAAAGTACCGAGCGTTGTGGATCTTCATTCTCTTCAACATCGTTTACCTGATGTCTTGAGGAAAACAGATCTtcacaaacttcactctgacCTCATGTCTCGCCTTCCTTCTAGTCCATCTAGTTGGCATGTCATGGACCTTCTTTATAACTGTTTGCCTGAAAGATTCTCCCATGGCAACTACACCGACATGTGTGTTctg CATTCGGTGAGGGAAGATCTTGCAAACATGATAGCTCCTTTGATCTTCCGGCCAATTACAAGATGGCCATTCTATGCATTTCTAGGTGGTGCAATGTTCTGTCTATTAGCAAGCAGCACATGCCACCTCATCTCATGTCACTCAGAGCGAGTCTCCTACATAATGCTCAGGCTTGATTACGCTGGAATCGCAGCTCTGATAGCTACTTCTTTCTACCCTCCTGTCTATTACTCCTTCATGTGTGATCCTTTCTTCTGCAACCTCTACTTAGGATTCATTACCATCTTAGGAATCGCCACAGTGCTTGTCTCTCTCCTCCCTGTTTTCCAAAGCCCCGAGTTTCGAGTCGTGAGGGCTTCTCTGTTTTTTGGAATGGGATTCTCTGGTGCAGCTCCGATTCTGCATAAGCTGATCATCTTTTGGGACCAACCTGAAGCGCTTCACACGACTGGTTATGAGATTTTGATGGGTTTGCTTTACGGGTTAGGAGCTTTGGTTTATGCAACTAGGATTCCTGAGAGATGGATGCCTGGGAAATTCGATATAGCTGGACATAGCCACCAGTTGTTTCATGTTCTGGTGGTTGCTGGTGCGTTCACACATTATAGAGCTGGGCTTGTGTATCTTAAGTGGAGAGATATTGAAGGATGCTAA
- the LOC104716351 gene encoding uncharacterized protein LOC104716351: MFSHLDSLWNCHFVIKINMSKKKETKLRKYMKVPINMLVKARDLYVRGMNQLSSQDDLLGSGMGFGMPVCHVSALPRSFSASHSQYSARAEDNRVAQLVRAASARNMNLDTWQGPGPEPPKLLKAKSSRTSVGHHNHEIETIDETSPLVSFGSKHKKLPRSKSYGVAKYTYALQ, from the coding sequence ATGTTCAGCCACTTAGATTCTCTTTGGAATTGTCACTTTGTGATAAAGATAAACATGAGCAAGAAAAAGGAGACGAAGCTACGCAAGTACATGAAGGTTCCCATAAACATGCTGGTGAAAGCTAGGGACTTGTACGTACGAGGCATGAATCAGTTGTCTTCCCAAGATGATCTTCTTGGCAGCGGCATGGGTTTTGGGATGCCGGTATGCCACGTAAGTGCTCTTCCGCGAAGTTTCAGCGCTAGCCACTCACAATACTCCGCCAGAGCCGAAGATAATCGTGTGGCTCAGCTTGTAAGAGCTGCATCAGCTAGAAATATGAATCTTGATACATGGCAGGGACCAGGACCAGAACCACCGAAATTGCTGAAGGCTAAGAGTTCGAGAACCTCTGTTGGTCATCACAATCATGAGATTGAGACAATTGATGAGACAAGTCCTTTGGTTAGTTTTGGGAGTAAACACAAGAAGCTTCCAAGGAGTAAGAGTTATGGTGTTGCCAAATATACTTATGCTCTCcagtaa
- the LOC104719934 gene encoding putative F-box/kelch-repeat protein At4g11750 yields MNRAKPTVANTITFLMLPDDMLLNCLARVSRLYYPTLSLVSKRFRSLLTSLEIYETRTLLCCTENCLYVCLLFPRDKNGARWFTLCRRPTQITAPNPTPRWFTPLLRPYQLLTMKEKKSSDKNLLVSFPTLNPPYMSRWDMSLAAVGCNIYQVDTPSRFMFMDCRNHTWHKAPSMRVFRWYPSVRVLDTKIYITGGVKDYLHSSDWIECFNTKTQIWEHVPSPGAKFIQENNNIYNSVAIDGKLYFFGVRSNAVYKTKENRWDEIGLTEIGMRWAGNPDYCVIDNIWFNYSWILKRLQWYDIDKGSWEFLEGLEELTKLLKDCYKILVRLENYGGNIAVLWEKKVREEKDIWCAEIVLVKRNEHEIYGKVEWCNVVLTVPITCELLTSFIVTV; encoded by the coding sequence ATGAACAGAGCAAAGCCAACTGTTGCAAATACGATTACCTTTCTAATGCTTCCTGATGACATGCTTTTAAACTGCTTAGCCCGTGTCTCGAGATTGTATTATCCTACTCTTTCCTTAGTTTCCAAGAGATTTCGTTCTCTCCTTACTTCGCTTGAGATTTACGAAACCCGAACTCTCTTATGCTGCACCGAGAATTGTCTCTATGTGTGTTTACTGTTCCCTCGTGACAAAAACGGAGCACGTTGGTTCACTCTCTGTCGGAGACCGACTCAAATCACTGCTCCTAACCCTACTCCTAGATGGTTCACGCCACTCTTAAGACCATATCAATTGCTAacaatgaaagagaaaaagtcGAGTGACAAGAATCTTTTGGTTTCATTCCCAACACTTAATCCTCCTTATATGAGTCGGTGGGATATGAGTCTAGCAGCAGTTGGTTGTAATATCTACCAAGTTGACACTCCGTCTAGGTTCATGTTCATGGACTGTCGGAATCACACTTGGCACAAGGCTCCAAGCATGCGGGTGTTTAGATGGTACCCTAGTGTGCGTGTTCTTGatacgaaaatatatataacaggaGGCGTTAAAGATTATCTTCATTCCTCAGATTGGATAGAGTGTTTCAATACCAAAACCCAAATATGGGAGCATGTGCCAAGCCCTGGTGCAAAATTTATACAGgagaataataatatatacaatagCGTAGCCATTGACGGAAAGCTTTACTTCTTTGGGGTTAGGAGTAATGCGGTTTACAAGACCAAGGAAAACAGATGGGATGAAATTGGATTAACGGAGATAGGTATGAGGTGGGCTGGCAATCCTGATTATTGTGTCATAGATAACATATGGTTCAATTATAGTTGGATATTAAAACGGCTCCAATGGTACGATATTGATAAAGGATCTTGGGAATTTTTAGAGGGTTTGGAGGAACTGACTAAATTACTAAAAGATTGTTACAAGATTCTTGTTAGATTAGAGAATTACGGTGGGAATATTGCGGTTTTGTGGGAGAAGAAGGTGCGTGAAGAGAAGGATATTTGGTGTGCTGAGATTGTGCTCGTAAAGCGCAATGAACATGAGATTTATGGTAAGGTCGAGTGGTGTAATGTCGTGCTTACCGTCCCCATAACATGTGAGCTTTTGACATCGTTTATTGTTACTGTTTGA
- the LOC104716348 gene encoding growth-regulating factor 2-like, which yields MDIGVHILGSVTSNETPGQKQELRGTKQDRSGFNGDDYYLQRSLKLARTTTTREEEEDNLSSSSSFAASYCKTIPFHQGIPLLRSASPLSSSDSRRQEQMLSFSDKPQALDFTKYVGLDNNCHNKSSLSPFLHQIPPPSYFRNSGGGYGSGGMMMNMSMQGNFTSVKGPFTLTQWAELEQQALIYKYITANVPVPSSLLISIKKSFYPFGSLPPSSFGWGTFHLGFAGGNMDPEPGRCRRTDGKKWRCSRDAVPDQKYCERHINRGRHRSRKPVEVQSGQTATATAASKAVTTTPQQPVAAGNSNNRRASNSNRSLAIGGGQYINPSTESLPNNNRVRNPQIYPSTVNLQPKESPVIHQKQRNNNNNNNPFEFGHISSDSLLNPNADTSKTYGSSYLDFSSNQDKYSGNHNHNSWPEELKSDWTQLSMSMPIASSSSPSSSHNNNNNAQEKTTLSPLRLSREIDLSIQTEETTMEPAAKKVNTWIPISWGNSLGGPLGEVLNSTTNSPTLGSSPTGVLQKSTFCSLSNNSSVSSPIAENNNRNNGDYFHYTTT from the exons ATGGATATTGGTGTTCATATTCTTGGGTCGGTTACTAGTAATGAAACACCGGGTCAAAAACAAGAACTCAGAGGTACTAAGCAAGACAGATCCGGATTCAACGGTGATGATTACTACTTGCAACGAAGCTTGAAGCTAGCTCGAACAACAACAactagagaggaagaagaagataacttgtcttcttcatcttcttttgcaGCTTCTTACTGCAAAACGATACCGTTTCACCAAGGCATTCCTCTGTTGAGATCTGCCTCTCCTCTTTCCTCCTCTGATTCTCGCCGGCAAGAACAAATGCTTAGCTTCTCAGACAAACCACAAGCTCTTGATTTCACtaaatatgtcggtttggataaTAACTGTCATAACAAGAGCTCTCTCTCCCCGTTCCTTCACCAGATTCCTCCACCTTCTTACTTTAGAAACTCAG GAGGAGGATATGGTTCTGGTGgtatgatgatgaacatgagCATGCAAGGGAACTTCACAAGTGTTAAAGGTCCTTTTACATTGACTCAATGGGCTGAGTTAGAGCAACAGGCGTTGATCTATAAGTATATCACTGCCAATGTCCCTGTTCCTAGTAGTCTCCTCATCTCTATCAAGAAGTCTTTTTATCCTTTTGGATCTTTGCCTCCTAGTTCTT TCGGATGGGGAACTTTTCATCTCGGTTTCGCAGGAGGGAACATGGATCCTGAGCCAGGGAGATGCCGTAGAACAGATGGGAAGAAATGGCGGTGCTCAAGAGACGCTGTTCCTGATCAGAAATACTGTGAAAGACACATCAACAGAGGCCGTCATCGTTCAAGAAAGCCTGTGGAAGTCCAATCTGGCCAAACCGCCACTGCCACTGCCGCATCCAAAGCGGTTACAACAACACCGCAACAGCCTGTCGCCGCTGGTAATAGTAACAACAGGCGTGCATCAAATAGTAACCGCAGCCTCGCCATTGGAGGTGGTCAATATATCAATCCTTCTACAGAGTCTCTACCTAACAACAACAG AGTTCGAAATCCGCAAATATATCCTTCCACCGTCAACTTACAACCCAAGGAATCTCCTGTTATTcatcagaaacagagaaacaacaacaacaacaacaacccttTTGAGTTTGGACACATATCCTCTGATTCACTACTCAACCCTAATGCGGATACGTCAAAGACCTATGGATCATCGTACTTGGATTTCAGCAGCAACCAAGACAAGTATTCAGGGAATCACAATCACAACTCTTGGCCTGAAGAGCTGAAATCAGATTGGACACAGCTTTCAATGTCAATGCCaatagcatcatcatcatctccttcctcctcacacaacaacaacaacaatgctcAAGAAAAAACCACACTCTCGCCTCTCAGGCTATCCCGCGAGATTGATCTTTCGATCCAAACCGAGGAAACAACGATGGAGCCAGCTGCCAAAAAGGTGAATACTTGGATACCAATCTCGTGGGGAAACTCCTTAGGAGGTCCTCTAGGTGAAGTACTAAACAGCACAACGAATAGCCCAACACTGGGATCTTCTCCTACAGGGGTTTTGCAAAAGTCCACGTTTTGTTCACTTTCTAATAACAGCTCCGTGAGCAGCCCCATCGCTGagaacaacaacagaaacaatggcGACTACTTTCATTACACAACAACCTGA